DNA sequence from the Acidobacteriota bacterium genome:
GCGCAGCCTGCAGGTCATCGTCTTTGCGCAGAGCCGCCTGGCCACCGAGATCCTGACGACGTATCTGAAGGATGCGTACCAGGGGCCGCCGGGATCGCCGGACGTGATCCGTGGATACCGCGGCGGATACCTGCCCACCCGGCGCCGCGAGATCGAGAAGGGGCTGCGCGACGGCCTGGTGCGCGCGGTGGTGTCGACCAGCGCGCTCGAGCTGGGGATCGACATCGGAGCGCTCGACGTCGCGGTGCTCGCCGGCTACCCGGGTACGATCGCCGCCACGTGGCAGCGCGCGGGGCGCGCCGGGCGGCGCGCGAGCCGATCGGCGGCGGTGCTGGTCGCGAGCAGCGCGCCCATCGATCAGTTCATCGTCCGGAACCCGGCGTATTTCTTCGGCGCGTCGCCGGAGCACGCGCTCGTGAATCCCGACAACCTGCACATCCTGCTCGACCACGTGAAGTGCGCCGCCTTCGAGCTGCCGTTCACGGCCACCGAGGAGTTCGGCGCGTTGAACGTGCAGGAGATCCTGTCGGTGATCGCGGAGGAAGGGTTCGTGCAGCTCGCCGACGGCCAGTGGAACTGGACGCACGAGTCGTACCCCGCCGACGCGGTGAGCCTGCGGTCGGTGTCGTCGGACAACTTCGTGATCGTGGAAGAGACGTCGAGCGGCGAGCGCGTCATCGGCGAGACCGATTACACCAGCGCCTTCCCCATGCTGCACGAGAAGGCGATCTACCTGCTGGAAGGGCAGCTGTTCCAGGTCGAGCGGCTGGACATCGAGGGACGCAAGGCGTTCGTGCGGGGCGTCGAGTGCGATTACTACACGGACGCGATCACGTACACGAAGGTGACCATCCTCGACACCTTCGAGCGGGCGGAGCGCCGGTCCCACGGCGAGGTGCACGTCGTGTCGCGCGTGGTGGGCTTCAAGAAGATCAAGTTCTACACGAACGAGAACGTGGGATCCGGCGAGCTGGATTTGCCCGAGCAGCAGATGCACACGAGCGCGTATTGGCTGACCATTCCGCAGGGCGCCATGGCGGCGCTGCCCTTCGCGCCCGACGATCGGCGCGACGGCGTGGTGGGGCTCGCCTTCGCGATGAAGAACGTCGCGCAGCTGCTGCTGATGTGCGACGCGCACGACATCGGGCTGTCGGTCGACGGCGGCAGCCTGGACCGGACCAATCGCGTGGGGGGCGCCGGCAGCACGCCCGCGGCGATCTCCACCGAGCCGCACGTGTTCATCTACGACAATTATCCCGGCGGGATTGGGTTCAGCGAGCCGCTGTACGCGATGCACCAGCAGCTGCTGCAGCGCACGCGCGAGCTGATCACGACGTGCCCCTGCGAGTCGGGCTGCCCCTCGTGCGTGGGGCCCGAGGGGCACACCGGGCCGTTTGCCAAGGCGGTCGCGTCGAAGATCCTCGAGATGCTCGCCGGAGCACCCGCGTGAGCGACCTTGTTTCGCGGCTGCGGGGGATTGCTCGTGGCCCCGGAAGGACCAGCGGGGCGGGCCCTTCGGGTGCGCCAGGCGGGCCTGAAAGACCCGCCCCGCAGCAGCCCGCCCCGCGCGAGCCGACGTACGAGCCCGAGCGCCCCTCAGGGCAGCCCGTCGATCCCGGGCGCGTGGCGGACGCGCTCGGCGGCGAGCCGCTCGGCGAGGGGCGCGCCGCGTTCGTTCGCGTCAGGCGGCGGTACGAGCCGGACCGCCGGCACGGCGAGGTCCGCATCTCAGCCTGCGGCTGCGATCGCGTCGATCTGATCCGGCTGCTCGATCCCTCCGTCGACACCTGCGCCGCGCCGCTGCTGTTCTTCGACCTGGAGACCACCGGCCTCAGCGGCGGCGCCGGCACGCTCGCGTTTCTCGTCGGCTGCGCGTGGTTCGAGGACGGCGCGCTGCAGCTCGAACAGTACCTGCTCACGAGCTACGCGGCGGAGCGCGCGCTGCTGGCTCACTTCGCCGAACGGGTGGCCGCCTGCGGGATGCTGGTGAGCTACAACGGCCGCACGTTCGACGCGCCGCTCCTGGAGATGCGCTGGCAGTTTCATCGATCGCGCGCGCCGATCGGCGGCACGCCGCACGCGGACATGCTGCACCCCGCGCGCCGCCTGTGGCGCACCCGCGCGTGTGACCCGGACGGCGGCTGCAGCCTGGCGACCCTCGAGCGATTCCTGTTCGGCGTCGAGCGCGTGAACGACGTCCCGGGCTTCGAGATCCCGTCGCGCTATTTCCGCTTCCTCCGGTCCGGAGACCCCGCGCCGCTCGAGCCGATCCTGGAACACAACCGGATGGACCTCGTCTCGCTCGCCGCCGTCACCGCGCGCGGCCTCGCGCTCGTGGATGGGGGATCCGCGGAATGCCGCGATGGATGGGAGCGCCTGGCTCTCGGGCGGCTGCTCGAGCGGCACGGCGACGCGGCGCGCGCGATGGAGTGCTTCGGCGACGCGACGAACGATCCATCCCGCGACGTGCGTGTCGAGGCGCTGGCGCGGATCGCGGCGCGCCACCGCCGCGCGCGCCGGCACGCGGAAGCGGCCGACGCCTGGCAGCAGGTGTTCGCGCTCGCGCACGAGGAACAACACGGCAACCCGCGGACGCAGCTCCTGGCGCGCGATGCCGCCGAGGCGCTCGCCGTCCACCACGAGCACCGCGCGCGCAACCTCGCCGCCGCGCGCGAGCTGGCGCGCAAGGCGCTCGCCCTCGAGCGTTCGCGCCGCGGCGTGGAGTCGCTGCAATACCGCCTGCAACGCCTCGAGCGCAAGATGGGCGTACAGCAAAAGAGCGGCGATGACGCCGCTCCGCTGCTGGATTGAGCCGGGCCTGCGTCAGGCGCTGGCGCGGGCTTTCTTCGCGCCCTTTGCGGCCTTCGTGGTCTTGGCCGCCTGCTTGCGCGATTCCGACGTCTGCGCGCCGAAGCGCTTGGTGAAGCGCTCCACGCGCCCCTCGGTATCGACCAGCTTCTGGCGTCCCGTGAAGAACGGGTGGCAGGCCGAGCAGATCTCGAGGTGCAGATCCTGCTTGGTCGAATGGGTCTTCCAGGTCGCGCCGCACGCGCAGCGCACCTCGACCTCGTGGTACTTCGGATGAATCCCTTCCTTCACGGCGTGCTCCTTCGCGTGTAGCCCAAGAAAGCCATTATATCAGGCTCGATGCTACGGGATCACCTTCGTCCTGTCCCACCGGTGCCTCCTCAGCCGCTCCAGCGTTCCCGGGGGCAGCGGGCGGTCGTCGGACGCCCGCAGGTTGCCGTCCACGTGCTTCACCGCGCGCATGCCCGGGATCGTGGTCGCGACGGCCGGATGGTGGAGGATGAAGCGCAGGGCGAGTTCCGGCAGGTCCATGTCGTCGGGCAGCTCCTGCTGGAGCCGCGCCACCCGCTCGAGCGTCGGCCGGAGGTTCTCCGGGCTGAAGTAGATGTTGCGCCAGTCTCCCTGCGGCCAGGTCGAGTCCAGCGTCAGGGCTCCCGTCAGGCTGCCCTCGTCGAACGGCACGCGCGCGATGATCGCCACATCCAGCTCCTGGCATGCGGGGAACAGCTCGTCTTCCGGCGCCTGGTCGAAGATGTTGTAGACCACCTGCACGCTGTCCACGAGCCCCGTCTTCAGCGCGGCCAGCACGTTCGCGGGCTCCCATCGGTTCACGCTGATGCCGAACCCCTCGATCAGGCCGTGGGACTTCAGATCGTCGACGGCGCGCTGCCAGTCATCGTCGGCCGCCCACGCGTCGGTCCAGACGTGGAGCTGCTGGAGGTCGATGCGCTCCACGCCGAGGTTCTCGAGGCTCTTCTCCGTGTACTCACGGATGTGCGACGCGGGAAAGACGTCGGAGAGGGGGTAGTGCGGCTTCGCGGGCCACTGGTTGTTCTTCGGGGGGACCTTCGTCGCGACGTACAGGCGCCGGTTCCGCTGCTGCCGCAGGACCTGGCCCAGCAGCCGCTCGCTCCGGCCGGCGCCGTAGGCGTATGCCGTGTCGAAGAAGTTGCAGCCGAGCGCCGCGGCGCGGTCGAGCGCGCGCAACGACTGCTCGTCATCCGAGCCGGTCCACCCGCCCATCCCCCACATGCCGTAGCCGATCTCCGAGACCTGCCAGCCAAGCCGGCCGAACCGTCGAGAGCGCATGGACACATTTTCTCACGTGGGGGGATGCGGCGTGTGCGAGCTACGCCTTCGACATCGATCCGAGGAACTCCGAGTTGCTCTTCGTCTTGCCCATCTTGCCGAGGAGCAGCTCCATCGCTTCAATGGGCGAGAGCGGGGTGAGCACCTTGCGCAGCACCCAGATGCGATTGAGGTCCTCTTTCGGCAGCAGCAGTTCTTCCTTGCGCGTGCCGCTCTTCTGGATGTCGATGGCGGGGAAGACGCGGCGATCGGCGAGCTTCCGATCGAGGTGGATCTCCATGTTGCCGGTCCCCTTGAACTCCTCGAAGATCACGTCGTCCATGCGCGAGCCGGTGTCGATGAGCGCGGTCGCGACGATGGTGAGCGAGCCCCCCTGCTCGACGTTGCGCGCCGCGCCGAAGAAGCGCTTCGGGCGCTGCAGCGCGTTGCTGTCCACGCCGCCCGAGAGCACCTTGCCCGACGGCGGGACGATCGTGTTGTAGGCGCGCGCGAGCCGCGTGATCGAATCGAGCAGGATCACGACGTCCTTGCCGTGCTCGACGAGGCGCTTCGACTTCTCGATCACCATCTCCGCCACCTGCACGTGGCGCTGCGCCGGCTCGTCGAACGTGGACGAGATCACCTCGCCGCGCACCGAGCGCTGCATGTCGGTGACCTCCTCGGGCCGCTCGTCGATGAGCAGCACGATCAGGTACACCTCCGGATGATTGGTGGTGATGCTGTTGGCCAGGTTCTGCAGCAGCATCGTCTTTCCGGTCCGCGGCGGCGCGACGATGAGGCCGCGCTGTCCCTTGCCGAGCGGCGTCATCAGGTCCATGACGCGGGCGGAGAGGTTCTCCGAGTCGGTCTCGAGGCTCACGCGCGCCTGCGGGTAGAGGGGCGTGAGGTTCTCGAAGAAGATCTTGTTGTTCGCGCGGTCGGGCGGCTCGAAGTTGACCGCGTCCACCTTCACCATCGCGAAATAGCGCTCGCCGTCCTTCGGCGGCCGCACCTGGCCCGACACGGTGTCGCCGGTGTGGAGGTCGAACTTGCGGATTTGCGAAGGGGAGACGTAGATGTCGTCCGGGCCGGGCAGGTAGTTGTAGTCGGGCGCCCGCAGGAAGCCGAAACCGTCCGGCAGCACCTCCAGGACCCCTTCGGAGAAGAGCAGGCCGCTCTTCTCGGTCCGGGCCCGCAGGATCTCGAAAATCAGCTCCTGCTTCCGCAGCCCGCCGGCGCCCGGCAGGTCGAGGTCCTTGGCAATCTTGGTGAGCTCGGTCACGCTCATGTCCTTGAGCGCCGAGAGGGTGAGGGCAGGCGTGCTTACCTGCTGCTGGCCAGCGTCACGATGTGCGTCCACAGTTCGTCCAGTCCTTCGCCCGTTTCGGCCGATACCGGCAGCACGGGGCCGTTCATGCGTCGTTCGACTTCGCGGACGGCGCGCGCGCGCGCGCTCCGCGACAGCTTGTCCGTCTTCGTGGCGACCACCACGTGAGGCCGCGCGAGGGTGGCGATCCAGTCGCGCGCGGCCAGGTCCGCCTCGAGCCCGGGGTGGCGGGCATCCACGATCAGCAGCACAGCCGTAAGAGGCTTGGAAAGTGGGACAGTCACACTTTCGTCGTGATCGGAATCCGAAAGTGTGACTGTCCCACTTTCCACACCTTCCACCCCGCTTACGGCCCCGAAATACTCGCCCGTCACGTGCGCGAACTCACCCAGGGCCTCTTTGCCGCCCCTGGCGTAGCCGTACCCCGGCAGGTCCACCAGGTAGAAGCGCCACGACCCTGGCGCGCCCGACGCGTCGGGGCGGCCTCCCTGCGCGTGAACGCGGTACAGGTTGGCGAGCCGCGTCTTGCCCGGCTTGGCGCTGGTCTGCGCGATCTTCCGTCCGGCCAGGGCGTTGATGAGCGTCGACTTGCCGACGTTGGATCGCCCGACGAGGGCGATCTGCGGAAGGCCGTCGCGCGGAATGCCGCGCGCGTCGGCCGCGCTGGTGACGAACTCGGCGTTGAGAACCTTCAATCAGATGCCAGAGACCAGGCACCAGGTACCTGGCCCTAGTGCGTGATCGTATCGTCCGCGATCGCCGTCGGGCGCACCACGGCCTGCGGCGTGGCGGTGCCGGCGTGGACCGGCAGAGGCTCCGCCAACGCAATCTTGAGGACCTCGTCCATCGTCTCGACCATGTAGACGTTGAGCGTGTCGAGGACGTTCTTCGGGATGTCCGCCAGGTCCTTCTCGTTGTCCTTCGGCAGGATGATGTTGGTCACCCCGGCGCGGTGCGCCGCGAGCACCTTCTCCTTCACGCCGCCGATCGGCAGGACCTTCCCGCGCAGGGTGATCTCGCCGGTCATCGCCACGTCCTTGCGCACCGGCACGCGCGCGAGCGCGGAGACGAGCACGGTGGCCAGCGTGATGCCGGCCGACGGGCCGTCCTTCGGGATCGCCCCTTCGGGGATGTGCACGTGGACGTCGGTCGTGCGATTGAAGTTCTTGGCCACGCCGAACTCGTCCGCCTTCGCGCGCACGTAGCTCATCGCCGCCTGCGCCGACTCCTGCATCACGTCGCCCAGCTTGCCGGTGAGCGTCAGGCGCCCCTTGCCCGACATCAGCGTCGCCTCGGTCACGAGGATCTCGCCGCCGACCTCGGTCCATGCGAGCCCGGTCGCCACGCCGATCTCGTTCCTCTCCTCCGCGAGCGTCGGGCGGAAGCGCGGCACGCCGAGGTACTCGGTGACTTTCGCCGCCGTGACCTCTTCCTTGAAGCCCTGCCCCTCGACGACGACCTTGCGCGCGAGCTTGCGGCAGATCGAGTTGATCTCGCGCTCGAGGTTGCGGACGCCCGCCTCGCGCGTGTAGCGCTGGATGATCGTCGAGAACGCCTCGTCCAGGAACGTGACGTTCTCCGCCGGCAGGCCGTTCCCCTCGATCGCCTTGGGCGCGAGGAACCGCTTGGCGATCTCGACCTTCTCCTGCTCCGTGTAGCCGGCGAGCTGCAGCACTTCCATGCGGTCGCGCAGCGCCTGCGGCACCGTATGCAGCACGTTGGCGGTGCAGATGAACATCACGTTCGACAGGTCGTACTCGACGTCGAGGTAGTGGTCCAGGAACTGGTTGTTCTGTTCCGGGTCGAGCACCTCGAGCAGCGCCGCCGACGGGTCGCCGCGGAAGTCCATCGACATCTTGTCGACCTCGTCCAGCAGGAAGACCGGGTTCTGCGTGCCGGCCTTCTTCATCATCTGGACGATCTGGCCGGGGAACGCGCCGATGTAGGTGCGGCGGTGGCCGCGGATTTCCGCCTCGTCGCGGACGCCGCCGAGCGAGAGCCGCACGAACCTGCGGTTCATCGCGCGCGCGATCGACTTGGCAAGCGACGTCTTGCCGACCCCCGGAGGGCCGGCGAAGGTCA
Encoded proteins:
- a CDS encoding DEAD/DEAH box helicase; this encodes MNWLPAPAVDKDRSLEEALQRLGGSAIPRQAEGEPIVTAVERLPPVPAQYAPFPEGVDERLLDALRARGIEHLYTHQAEVWRHISGGRHVVVITPTASGKTLCYNGPVLNEILRDPSARALYLFPTKALAQDQLAELHGLADLIADRTGSEIGVFTYDGDTPQDARRAIRSRAHVVLSNPDMVHSGILPHHPRWAKLFENLTFVVIDELHAYRGVFGSHLANIIRRLRRICRHYGSDPIFICSSATIANPRGLAERLTERRFELVDQGGAPRGEKFFMFVNPPVVNAQLGIRRSYLGETRRVALEFLKRSLQVIVFAQSRLATEILTTYLKDAYQGPPGSPDVIRGYRGGYLPTRRREIEKGLRDGLVRAVVSTSALELGIDIGALDVAVLAGYPGTIAATWQRAGRAGRRASRSAAVLVASSAPIDQFIVRNPAYFFGASPEHALVNPDNLHILLDHVKCAAFELPFTATEEFGALNVQEILSVIAEEGFVQLADGQWNWTHESYPADAVSLRSVSSDNFVIVEETSSGERVIGETDYTSAFPMLHEKAIYLLEGQLFQVERLDIEGRKAFVRGVECDYYTDAITYTKVTILDTFERAERRSHGEVHVVSRVVGFKKIKFYTNENVGSGELDLPEQQMHTSAYWLTIPQGAMAALPFAPDDRRDGVVGLAFAMKNVAQLLLMCDAHDIGLSVDGGSLDRTNRVGGAGSTPAAISTEPHVFIYDNYPGGIGFSEPLYAMHQQLLQRTRELITTCPCESGCPSCVGPEGHTGPFAKAVASKILEMLAGAPA
- a CDS encoding ribonuclease H-like domain-containing protein; translated protein: MSDLVSRLRGIARGPGRTSGAGPSGAPGGPERPAPQQPAPREPTYEPERPSGQPVDPGRVADALGGEPLGEGRAAFVRVRRRYEPDRRHGEVRISACGCDRVDLIRLLDPSVDTCAAPLLFFDLETTGLSGGAGTLAFLVGCAWFEDGALQLEQYLLTSYAAERALLAHFAERVAACGMLVSYNGRTFDAPLLEMRWQFHRSRAPIGGTPHADMLHPARRLWRTRACDPDGGCSLATLERFLFGVERVNDVPGFEIPSRYFRFLRSGDPAPLEPILEHNRMDLVSLAAVTARGLALVDGGSAECRDGWERLALGRLLERHGDAARAMECFGDATNDPSRDVRVEALARIAARHRRARRHAEAADAWQQVFALAHEEQHGNPRTQLLARDAAEALAVHHEHRARNLAAARELARKALALERSRRGVESLQYRLQRLERKMGVQQKSGDDAAPLLD
- the rpmE gene encoding 50S ribosomal protein L31, with the protein product MKEGIHPKYHEVEVRCACGATWKTHSTKQDLHLEICSACHPFFTGRQKLVDTEGRVERFTKRFGAQTSESRKQAAKTTKAAKGAKKARASA
- a CDS encoding aldo/keto reductase yields the protein MRSRRFGRLGWQVSEIGYGMWGMGGWTGSDDEQSLRALDRAAALGCNFFDTAYAYGAGRSERLLGQVLRQQRNRRLYVATKVPPKNNQWPAKPHYPLSDVFPASHIREYTEKSLENLGVERIDLQQLHVWTDAWAADDDWQRAVDDLKSHGLIEGFGISVNRWEPANVLAALKTGLVDSVQVVYNIFDQAPEDELFPACQELDVAIIARVPFDEGSLTGALTLDSTWPQGDWRNIYFSPENLRPTLERVARLQQELPDDMDLPELALRFILHHPAVATTIPGMRAVKHVDGNLRASDDRPLPPGTLERLRRHRWDRTKVIP
- the rho gene encoding transcription termination factor Rho, with translation MDAHRDAGQQQVSTPALTLSALKDMSVTELTKIAKDLDLPGAGGLRKQELIFEILRARTEKSGLLFSEGVLEVLPDGFGFLRAPDYNYLPGPDDIYVSPSQIRKFDLHTGDTVSGQVRPPKDGERYFAMVKVDAVNFEPPDRANNKIFFENLTPLYPQARVSLETDSENLSARVMDLMTPLGKGQRGLIVAPPRTGKTMLLQNLANSITTNHPEVYLIVLLIDERPEEVTDMQRSVRGEVISSTFDEPAQRHVQVAEMVIEKSKRLVEHGKDVVILLDSITRLARAYNTIVPPSGKVLSGGVDSNALQRPKRFFGAARNVEQGGSLTIVATALIDTGSRMDDVIFEEFKGTGNMEIHLDRKLADRRVFPAIDIQKSGTRKEELLLPKEDLNRIWVLRKVLTPLSPIEAMELLLGKMGKTKSNSEFLGSMSKA
- a CDS encoding GTP-binding protein produces the protein MKVLNAEFVTSAADARGIPRDGLPQIALVGRSNVGKSTLINALAGRKIAQTSAKPGKTRLANLYRVHAQGGRPDASGAPGSWRFYLVDLPGYGYARGGKEALGEFAHVTGEYFGAVSGVEGVESGTVTLSDSDHDESVTVPLSKPLTAVLLIVDARHPGLEADLAARDWIATLARPHVVVATKTDKLSRSARARAVREVERRMNGPVLPVSAETGEGLDELWTHIVTLASSR
- the lon gene encoding endopeptidase La; protein product: MMEVYETLPIVPLRDVVVFPHMMMPFVIGRPSSTRALEHALGKDKRIFLAAQHDAATDDPQPGDIYTMGCIANIVQSLKLPDGNIKVLVEGVDRARAVEWKEDKGFYRVTVKLLPKQRDTGSEVEATMTRVVSLFEQYVKLSNNLHYDAMVAAVRVDDPGRLADTIAAHLLVGVDEKQNLLEIIAPIERLNRIAGILENEVDKLQVDRRIQSRVKKQMEKAQKEYYLNEKMKAIQKELGRKDEKGNEIDELKKKIEQSRMPKDVEEKAVQELKRLESMPPMSAEATVSRNYLDWLIAVPWFKKSKESRDLKRAEQILNEDHYGLERIKDRILEFLAVRALVKKPKATILTFAGPPGVGKTSLAKSIARAMNRRFVRLSLGGVRDEAEIRGHRRTYIGAFPGQIVQMMKKAGTQNPVFLLDEVDKMSMDFRGDPSAALLEVLDPEQNNQFLDHYLDVEYDLSNVMFICTANVLHTVPQALRDRMEVLQLAGYTEQEKVEIAKRFLAPKAIEGNGLPAENVTFLDEAFSTIIQRYTREAGVRNLEREINSICRKLARKVVVEGQGFKEEVTAAKVTEYLGVPRFRPTLAEERNEIGVATGLAWTEVGGEILVTEATLMSGKGRLTLTGKLGDVMQESAQAAMSYVRAKADEFGVAKNFNRTTDVHVHIPEGAIPKDGPSAGITLATVLVSALARVPVRKDVAMTGEITLRGKVLPIGGVKEKVLAAHRAGVTNIILPKDNEKDLADIPKNVLDTLNVYMVETMDEVLKIALAEPLPVHAGTATPQAVVRPTAIADDTITH